cctcttccttccttcccatcacCTGCCACTTGATTTCCGGAGAAGGCAATGAAGTAGTTGTGACCCCCTGACTTCATTCCTCTGCTAACTAGGGTGGCAGTTTTCTCATCAATGGGACTCTTCAGAGCAGTTTGCTAGCTCCTCAGAACCTTGGGACCATTCTCTGGTGCCTCCAGGACTAGACCCAGGAATCATTTTTAGGCGACAGCAGACTTCCTGTATGCCTGGGAGGGAAGCTATTCTCACATTTTGTTGAACGAGCTATAATACTTTGGActgctccttttccttttttctttcaatccTTTGGAGAGTCTGATccctatgaattttttttgttggtctcccccacccccaattttttttcaattatatgtaaaaatttattcatttatttttggtttttgcaaggcaaatggggttaagtggcttgcccaaggccacacagctaggtaattattaagtgtctgaggtcggatttgaactcaggtcctcctgactccagtgtcggttctctctccactatgccacctagctgcccctagcctgTCACCTCTTTATGAGAATTTAGTTTATTACACATccttgaaaataatgaaaaatcatttcttttgaaatgtCCAAGCTGAAAGTTCAACTAATTCTTCCAGATCAGAAATTTCATTGGGTTAGAAAATAATAGTTTCCTAATTGTGTGCTTGTCTTGTTTTTAAAGGGGGCCCAATGCATAAGGTGTCTCTTGACAATTCAAGCTAATTTCTTAGGGGAGAATCTTAAATATCAAGAGGCCCAAGTGTTTTCAGTTCTGTGGGCAGCAAGTAGATGCTTGAGAAAGGAGGAGTCTCCGTGCGTTCTTGACCTTTCTTCAGAGTTGCAATTGTTTCATGACTAAGAATTAGATGAGTTGGCATCAACCACTGGACTGAGTTCGGGGGTATTAAGAAAGGTGACACAAGGAGCCACAAGGATGGGTGTGCAAGGCAGATACAGGGTGGATGGGTGGTCAGCCCGGGAGAGGCCCCAGCACAGCAGCGTGGTCTTGATGGCAGGCTGCTCTTGGGTCACTAAGAACAGAAGTACCCGGGGTGACTAGGTGATGCAATGTATAGagcatctggagtcaggaggacctgagttcaaatctagcctcagacacttaatgattgccaagttgtgtgaccttggataagttacttaaccccattgccttaaataagtaattttttaaaaaagactaggTTTGACTGACCCTCAAGACGGCTTTCAGAGGCTGAGCAGACCAACTTTAAACTCGCTCTTTTACTTATTGCAAACTGAAAATAAATCCACATTCATGCGCTTGTCTTCTTCCCACAGGATCTACTTTGGAGAAGTCCAGTTGAACGGCTTAGGAGAAGGTAATGTTCTGTCTGCCCAGCCCTTTCACTGGGGGAAGCAGGGGGGAGGGggcctcccctcagtagggatgACTCCTGAACGTGCACCCACCCTTCCCATCTGGGACACAGAATACTATGTGGACATGGGCACAGAATATTCCTTAAGACTTCTCAGCTTAGGGGCGGctagtagtgcagtggatagaacaccagccttggagtcaggaggacctgagttcaaatccagtctcagacacttactaattaccttggacaagccacttaaccccattgccttgcaaaaaaaaaaaaaccttaaaaaaaaaaagacttctcagCCTGGACCCAGCATTCTTCCTTAAAGCCAGAGTCCTTTCAACATGGAACTTTCCTTGTCCTTGCCTATTTGTTGTTGCCTGTTtacaagaatgggggggggtctGTTTGTATCTCTGATTGAGAGAATGCCAGCACTTCAAGAGCCTAATGGAAGTAGCAGTTCATCTCTGCTCAAAAGACTTTGCTTCTCTTTTAGGTTTCCAGACAGTCCGGGTTGGCACAGTAGGCACCCCAGTGGGCACCATTACACTGTCCTGTGCCTACAGAATTAACCTGGCCTTCATGTCCACCAGGTGAGCAGGAGCATCTTCTCTTTTCTTGAGCATTGAGAACTAAGCCTCCACACCGGCAGTCCTTCCTGGGTAATACATTCCCATAGGAAGCTTAGCATcttcaaaggagagagagagagaagccccAAGTGGAGTAGCTCTGCCCAGAGCTTGTTGGTCCAGAAGCTCCAGTTTGGGGGAGGATTTGTAACGTTGCCAGGCTTAAGATCCTTGTGGGCCCTACTAGCAGATGCCTGGGGAGGGGCCAGGAAAAGGGCTAATATCAAACAATCTGCTTGTTGCCTTGCAGGCAGTTTGAGAGGACCCCACCTATCATGGGGATTGTCATTGATCACTTTGTGGACCGCCCCTACCCCAGCTCCTCGCCCATGCACCCCTGCAACTACAGGTGAGGAAACGAGAGGCCACTCAAAGCCACCGGCATGCAAGGCCCTGCCTGTGGCCCCGTGGATGAGCAGGACTATGGGGAAAGACCCTCCCCAGACAGGCTTGACTCTCAGGATACTTTGGTGTCAGGACATCTGGGCCTAGCTGTGGCTTGGACTGTCTGAGCAGCAAGGGACTCTGTGACTCCTGGTTAGCAATTTCCTTGATCAGATAGTGGCATTGAGGGGCTTGACTGGCACGTGCTAGTTCTGCGAGGGGATAGAGAGGTTCCACCTGGAAAAGTTTGTTAGGAGTTGGACAAGGCGCCGCTGCCTGCTGGATCTCTTACTCAGAGAGTGACTCTGGCTACGGGAGGCTGCTTCCTGTATGTCGCAGTGACAACTCACACAGATGACGATGTCCTGCCCTGCCCCAGGGCCTTGTTGGCACTGATGAGGGATGGGGAGAGACCTTTCCTCTGGGAAAAGTAGGGTGAGGAGGCTGCTTAGAGCCAAGGGGGCCTCTCTGAACTGTaatcttcttcctccctttgccATGACGGGTGGTCTTTCACATTATTTCACCAGCCTCTTTTGATAGCCTGAGACACACTCTGACAAGGAGACATGTCTGAacatttgtctttctctttttgatACTGAAtctttacctttccttccttccattccatgAACCCTATTTTGGTTCTTTCTGAGGCTGTCTTCCTCTGCTGCTCAAAAACGGTCTCTTCTCTCCCTGTAGGACAACTGGGGAGGATGCTGGGGTAGCGTACCCATCTGTGGAGGACTCTCAGGAAGTGTGCACCACCTCTTTCTCAACCTCTCCCCCATCCCAggtaggaggaaaggagagggttTTGATCAGGTGGCAGAGCTGGGGCGGGGGGCTAAGGGTTGAACCAGTTCCCAGCCGTCATTGGTCAGTGACGGGGTTCACACACCACCTGCAACTTCAGGGTGAAGCACAAAGATTCCCTGCACATCCCCTGGGCCTCAGATGTTAGGGAAGGTCAGGCTCACACTTGGGTTCCAAAGCTAGTCCAAGGAGGGCCAGTCTCCTGAAAGTTTGGATTACCGCTCACCTGGAGACAAATGCCTAGGGACAGGAGCAGGCTCAGGGCCTGGGCTGCCCATCTGCATTGTATGGGGACCTTCTTAACCGGTAGCATCTGAGGCCAAGGCAACTAAGGCGGGCTCCCCAGAGCCAGCACTCATTCTCCAACCTTGGCGGGGGGGGCATGTTTTCAGCAGTCTTGCTCAGGAACGTGCCTTTTCTAGCCAGGGCTTGGGTACCAAGCTGCATCATGCACCATTCTGTCTTTGAGGAATGATCTTCCATGATCCACCAGACAGTCTTTCCTGAGTCTTGTCCCCCACCCCTGATTCCAGGAGGTTTACACTAGGTGGCCCAGCATTGTAGAGAGTCATCAGTGAAAGGGATGCCTTTGGAGCGGCTGTTTAACGTGGAGAGGCTGTGGATCTGGCTCAGCAGTAAAGCATTTTAAACCACTCGGCAGGAGTGGGGCCCAGTTTTGAAAAGCCAGCCTGGAGCCCTGGCCGTCCCTCCATTGTAGAAGAGGGCGTTGACGTTGGGTGGGCCAATCCCAGAAGGTTGGGCCAGAGGGCCGCAGAGGAGCGGGCAGGGCTATGGACACTGCCCAGGAGCCTGAACTCGCTCATTGAGGTGCTTCATTTCAAAGCTGAATCAAGAAGAATCTTGATCCCTTCCCTTTGTTGGAGTTCTTCAGTTAGCTGATGTTCATGTATTTTGGGCCCGCCGCTATGCAGTCCCTGGCACCAGGAAATCAGCCCTGCCCCCACACACTCGGGGGGGACGGGACTGCAAGCCCACCTGTACAGAGCAAGCTCTTCCCAGGATAAGTGAGCAGAGAGAATTCACTGGGATTCACAGGGGTGGTGGTGAAGCCAGAGGAGTGGTGGTCAGTGTTCCAGGCCCAGGAGCCCAACGCCCCTGTAGGGGAGGAAGGTGTGCAGAGACAGGAGGCTTGGAAGGCCTGGGGGGGGagcattttccatttgatcctagaggcaataaggagCTGCTGCAGTTTATTTAATAGGGGAGTGACAGGATAGGAAAATCATTCTTTGGAGCTGAATGAGGGGTGGATTGGCCTGGGGACAAACTGGGGGCTCTCTGTAGCCCAGGCCTGAGGGGCTGAAGGCCCACAGCCAGGCAGGGACCTTATCAGAGGAGAGAGGGGGCACATTGGAGAGATGGTGCCCAGGGGAAGCTGAAAGGCCTCAGGGACAGTGTAGacatgggggagggaggagggcagGGGGGCTCCTAGGTTGTGATTCTGGGGTCCTCTAGAGGAATTCAGAAGATGTTAGGCAGGATTTATGGAGAAAGATAATATTCTGTTTTAGGACAGGTTGAGTTTCAGGTGTCcactggacatccagtttgagatgtctgaaaagtGATTGGAGTTGGgagactggaggtcagcagagtTTGAGGTGCtatagagggagagaaaagaggccCCTATGGGACCCCCTGGATCAGAAGGTATGATCTGGAAGAGGACCCAGAAAAGGAGCCGGGGGGAGAACTGGGAAAGGGAGCACAGCAGGGTCAGAGGCTGCAGAGAGGGCACAGGGATTAGGGGCTTTGAAATCAGCCTAACTCGTGTCCATTCAGGGACCCCAAGACACATCTGGAATGCGTGGCAATGAGCCATGTAGCATGGGGGCCTCTAGTTGGAAGTCCCAGGAGTGAACTCTGGTGTTCAGAGGCAGCTCCTCCCATGCCCTTACTCTTCTTTTGATGAAAGGAAGGGGATCTTGACTCATTCCCAGAGTTTGATCAGTCAAAAGCAAAACTCCCTCTTCGGGGTCCAAGAGCAGGTGCCCAAAACCTTACTGTACTCAGGTCCCTCAGGCAGTCCcctcctgttcattttactccGTGGACCCAGGGAAGGGCTGCCCCACTTCTTGTCTGAGGATGCAGCAGCTCTGAATCCTCTGCCCTTAGACGTATCAGCTCAGGGTCACAGCCATGGCCATCCTGGCCGTGATGTGGTGCGACGGGCCTTCTCTCCGTCTCAGGTTTGAGCTGTTCCTTCCCAGGGCTTGGCTCCTTTACCTCTTTTCCACTTTGTTCTCAaggccttttcttttttctctcttcctctcttgctTCCTCTGTGTCTGTGTCCAGTGTGTGTTCACTGTTAGTAAGGCACATTTTCAGACCCCGACTCCGGTGGTGACGGATACCCTGAGGGTCCCCATGGCAGGACTGGCCTTTTCCCACCAAGTGAGTCCATAATGGGAAGAGAGGGAGTTATCAGAtggtacctttaaaaaaaaaggtacaaattATTCCCTACCGTCTAATATTCCCAGATGTTCTTTGGGATTTATGGGATTGTTATTCTGCTCTGGGCGGTTTGGTTGTAAAGGGATGTAACCAGGACCTTGTCAAGACCTTGCTTTtgcccctcctcccccttccatagATGGGCCAGTACAGGGGCCTATTTATAGCTTTTTCCAAATAAACAATTCAAGGCTAGTGAGCTTTCCTTTGAAAAAGACAAACCAAAGCCTTTCCATACACCCTGAGAAAGAAGGTTCCTGCTGAAAAGGATTGGGTTCACCTGCCCTCCCACCCCACTTTGTCCAAATCTGTGGAGTCTTTACCTCCTGCCCCTCTTGCAACCCTCCCCCCAGGGTGGGCTGGGATTCTGAGCATCCTGGCCTTCTTTGTGGGGCCTTCTGACTGCTCACCCTGTTGGACTTGCCCCCGTTTCCTCCTCCTCcgtctccttctctctttctcttgctcaGCTCGCCAGTTCTCGCCTTTCCTATCAACCTGCTGCTCTGGGAGTTGGATCAGCTGAGCCGACCCATCCAGTGGTCTTGGCTGCTGGCTCCAGCGTTGCCCACCCTCACCAGGTATCCCTGATGTCagggaggaaggatggaaggaaggaccTTCTTACCCTGtggccatggggggggggggtcctccaCATTTACTCCCTAAGGGAGACCAGATATCCTTGGGCCAGAGGGAGAGGAGTCTGAAGGGGGGAAATGCTTCTCCCTGGTGTGTGGCTCTGGCGTCATTGGCCTCTTTATTTCCAGCTACGCTGGTCCAGAAGCCGACCTGGAGGCTCCTCCCCTCAGGATGGCAACAGCAGGAGGGGCATGGCTTGAAGCCAGATGCCAGGAGAGTAGGCTGCGTGGCTGCCCTCCTGTCTGTCCTGCCAGAATCACTCATTGAATCTTTCTTTGTTCTCCCTGGAGTTAATGGTTCCAGGGAAGGAAGGCGGGGTGCCGCCTGCTCCCAGCCAGCCTGCCCACGGCACCCAGGCTGACCACGAGAAGATGACAACCTGCACCCCTTCTGATGGTGCCCACTACATTGTCACTCCTTCCAGCAGGTGAGCTCGCTGTAGCAGAGCCCCAAGCTTCATTGGGAAGGCCCAGACCCCCCACCTTGAGCTCAGCCATCAGGAGCTCTGTCTTTCACTTAATACTCCCCAAAGGGGCTCCTGAACAGCTCCCAGACCCCACTGAGGGGGTCCTGGGGGAGGCAGCCGTTCTCTAGCCAGGGGCCCAGCTGGTCCTCGTCCCCTGAGAAGTCAAGAATGGATTTGCCACACACAGAAACACTCCTCTCTGGTCAAGCCCATTCACTGAGGCAGGCTGTCCCCAGTAGCCTCCGCTTACCCTCAATTGCTTTTCTTGGTGTCCAACTGCCTTCAGCTCCTGAAAAACCTgacatgggggaggggggggtcTTAACCTGGATTGTTCATAAGCGTGGCCTTCTGAGGAGGCAGATCCAGGACCTGGCTGTTTTCATGAGGACTGTCATTGGACAGCATGCAGTACCAGGAAACCCCCCCCACATGGCTAATTATACACAGGGCATGGGAAAGAGTGGAGAAAACCCACCTCAAAATGGACTTGGCTGCATATAAGAAATACTAGGTCCTGTCCAGGATACGGTGAGGGCGAGGGAGTTCCCAGCCTGTGTGCCACCTCTGCCCTGCTTGCGCAGGTGTTTGCCCAGCAAGTCTGGCCTGTACCACATCATGCAGCAACCAATTTTATCTCCCTTCCCCAGTGAAGACACTGAAACTGTGTCCAACAGCAGCGAAGGCCGGGGCTCCCCCCATGACGTCCTGGAGGCCATCTTGGTTCGGAAAGTGGGAGCACTTGTCAACAACTCGATGGATCAGGTGATTCCTCCAGTCCTGCATCTTGGGGGGCCTCTCCCAAAGCTAGCAAGCTTAGCCCATGGCCCAGAGGCACACGCCTCCCCAGTCAGCTTTGGAGCACCCTTCTTTCTTACTCCTGTGGAGATCTCCTTGGATCTCTCTGTGGGTCCTGGGGAGCCCAGACTCCCATCCTTGACAGGGCACAGACCTCAGGCGTCCTCTGTCCAGGACACTGTTCAGCTCTTGGAGACGGAACAGTCTAGCTGGGATCTGACAGAGTCTAAGATGGGGCATGAGAGAAGGACTGCCCCACCGATCTGGCCCCTCTGCTCCTGGCAAGCTTTCCCCAGTTCAGGCCCATGGCTTTGTGGAGGGAATGGAGGAGGGGTCAGTGGGTGGGCTCCCAAGAGCCTACGAATGGCAGGTGGAAACTGGCTCTGAGGCTTTCTTCTTGGACCTTTTCCAGGTAACAATGACCAATTTGGACATCCCCTTCGCCATGTTTGCTCCCAAGAACTTTGAGCTCGAGGAGAATGATCCCATGGTGAGCTCCCCACTGAGAAGACTTGGGGCACCCGGAGTCTCCTTCCTCTggtcttgcccccccccccccaaagcttcCCCCTGGGTTGGGCTACCTTCTCGTGGGCTGGGGACTCAGACAAGATCTTGGTGGTTCCACGAGCAGGTGAATCCTCCAGACTCCCCAAACACAGAGTCTCCTCTCCAAGGCAGCTTACACTCCGATGGGTCCAGTGGCGGCAGCAGTGGAAATGCACAGGATGACTTCGTCATGGTTGACTTTGTAAGTGGATGCCATCTCCCGCTGCTTCAAGGCACCTCATATTCATGGGCAGGGACACTCTGGATGGCAAGGGAGTTTGTTAGGACCAGAAGATCTTCTCCACTCCAGCCTCCAGTGGCCAGGCGTAAGACTGGTCCTCCAGTGGGAGCCTTTGAGCTCGGTGGGGATGGCACAACCAGAATACACAGGGGCTGGCCTGGGTTGTGCTGGGGAGGAGCCCCTCCTATCTTGACTCCCCAGAGTGGCTGTGAGAACATAGAAGCAGATCTTAGCCTCAATTCAGATCATGCTGATGCTGCTAGTGCTAAAAAATAGAAGTCTCTTTAGAAAGCAAGCCCAGCTTCCAGGGCATGAGCTCAAGGTGAGTGACAAAAGGGATTTGATCGCCTTTGATCCCTGTTTTCCACtgacccttgcttttttttttgttttgaaagaagCCGGCCTTCTCCAAAGATGACATTCTGCCCATGGATTTAGGGACCTTCTACCGGGAGTTTCAGAATCCCCCTCAGC
The Macrotis lagotis isolate mMagLag1 chromosome 3, bilby.v1.9.chrom.fasta, whole genome shotgun sequence genome window above contains:
- the ATG13 gene encoding autophagy-related protein 13 isoform X2; this translates as MDTDLSSQDRKDLDKFIKFFALKTVQVIVQARLGEKICTRSSSSPTGSDWFNLAIKDIPEVTHEAKKALAGQLPAVGRSMCVEISLKTSEGDSMELEIWCLEMNEKCDKEIKVSYTVYNRLSLLLKSLLAITRVTPAYRLSRKQGREYVILYRIYFGEVQLNGLGEGFQTVRVGTVGTPVGTITLSCAYRINLAFMSTRQFERTPPIMGIVIDHFVDRPYPSSSPMHPCNYRTTGEDAGVAYPSVEDSQEVCTTSFSTSPPSQLASSRLSYQPAALGVGSAEPTHPVVLAAGSSVAHPHQLMVPGKEGGVPPAPSQPAHGTQADHEKMTTCTPSDGAHYIVTPSSSEDTETVSNSSEGRGSPHDVLEAILVRKVGALVNNSMDQVTMTNLDIPFAMFAPKNFELEENDPMVNPPDSPNTESPLQGSLHSDGSSGGSSGNAQDDFVMVDFKPAFSKDDILPMDLGTFYREFQNPPQLSSLSIDIGAQSMAEDLDSLPEKLAVHEKNVKEFDAFVETLQ
- the ATG13 gene encoding autophagy-related protein 13 isoform X1, which gives rise to MDTDLSSQDRKDLDKFIKFFALKTVQVIVQARLGEKICTRSSSSPTGSDWFNLAIKDIPEVTHEAKKALAGQLPAVGRSMCVEISLKTSEGDSMELEIWCLEMNEKCDKEIKVSYTVYNRLSLLLKSLLAITRVTPAYRLSRKQGREYVILYRIYFGEVQLNGLGEGFQTVRVGTVGTPVGTITLSCAYRINLAFMSTRQFERTPPIMGIVIDHFVDRPYPSSSPMHPCNYRTTGEDAGVAYPSVEDSQEVCTTSFSTSPPSQCVFTVSKAHFQTPTPVVTDTLRVPMAGLAFSHQLASSRLSYQPAALGVGSAEPTHPVVLAAGSSVAHPHQLMVPGKEGGVPPAPSQPAHGTQADHEKMTTCTPSDGAHYIVTPSSSEDTETVSNSSEGRGSPHDVLEAILVRKVGALVNNSMDQVTMTNLDIPFAMFAPKNFELEENDPMVNPPDSPNTESPLQGSLHSDGSSGGSSGNAQDDFVMVDFKPAFSKDDILPMDLGTFYREFQNPPQLSSLSIDIGAQSMAEDLDSLPEKLAVHEKNVKEFDAFVETLQ
- the ATG13 gene encoding autophagy-related protein 13 isoform X3, with translation MDTDLSSQDRKDLDKFIKFFALKTVQVIVQARLGEKICTRSSSSPTGSDWFNLAIKDIPEVTHEAKKALAGQLPAVGRSMCVEISLKTSEGDSMELEIWCLEMNEKCDKEIKVSYTVYNRLSLLLKSLLAITRVTPAYRLSRKQGREYVILYRIYFGEVQLNGLGEGFQTVRVGTVGTPVGTITLSCAYRINLAFMSTRQFERTPPIMGIVIDHFVDRPYPSSSPMHPCNYRTTGEDAGVAYPSVEDSQEVCTTSFSTSPPSQLMVPGKEGGVPPAPSQPAHGTQADHEKMTTCTPSDGAHYIVTPSSSEDTETVSNSSEGRGSPHDVLEAILVRKVGALVNNSMDQVTMTNLDIPFAMFAPKNFELEENDPMVNPPDSPNTESPLQGSLHSDGSSGGSSGNAQDDFVMVDFKPAFSKDDILPMDLGTFYREFQNPPQLSSLSIDIGAQSMAEDLDSLPEKLAVHEKNVKEFDAFVETLQ